Proteins encoded within one genomic window of Haloplanus vescus:
- a CDS encoding NADH:flavin oxidoreductase/NADH oxidase, translating into MSADLFTPLELRGTEIPNRVMVSPMCQYSCEGRDGLATDWHHTHLASRAVGGAGLVMTEATAVEPRGRITPHDLGIWSDDHTDALADITASIREQGSVPGIQLAHAGRKASKTRPWEGSDPITDDDGWETIAPSATPWPYEEETVPTREMTSDDIDDLIDSFRAAAERAHEAGFRVAEIHAAHGYLLHEFLSPVTNQRDDEYGGSFRNRTRLLREITTEIRDVWPDDDPLFVRISATDWLPDRESWDVSQSVRLADDLASLGVDLIDVSAGGIHPDQQIPSTGPGYQERYARRVKQDSDEDVAVGAVGGITTAEQADALVRNERADLAIVGREHLRDPYFALHAAQELDRLDDVEVPVQYHRAF; encoded by the coding sequence GTGTCAGCTGATCTGTTTACACCGCTGGAGCTTCGTGGCACCGAGATACCGAATCGCGTCATGGTTTCCCCGATGTGTCAGTACTCCTGCGAGGGCCGCGACGGCCTGGCGACCGACTGGCATCACACCCATCTCGCCAGTCGCGCTGTCGGCGGCGCCGGCCTCGTCATGACCGAGGCGACGGCCGTCGAGCCACGCGGCCGCATCACCCCGCACGACCTCGGTATCTGGAGCGACGACCACACCGACGCCCTCGCCGACATCACAGCCTCGATTCGCGAGCAAGGCAGCGTCCCCGGCATCCAACTCGCCCACGCCGGCCGGAAGGCCTCCAAGACCCGCCCGTGGGAGGGCAGCGACCCCATCACGGACGACGATGGCTGGGAGACGATTGCCCCCAGTGCGACCCCGTGGCCCTACGAGGAGGAGACGGTCCCGACTCGCGAGATGACGAGCGACGACATCGACGACCTGATAGATTCCTTCCGGGCCGCCGCGGAACGCGCCCACGAGGCAGGCTTCCGCGTCGCCGAGATTCACGCCGCCCACGGCTACCTCCTCCACGAGTTCCTCTCGCCCGTCACCAACCAGCGAGACGACGAGTACGGCGGCAGCTTCCGGAATCGAACCCGTCTGCTCCGAGAAATCACGACCGAAATCCGCGACGTGTGGCCCGACGACGACCCTCTGTTCGTCCGCATCTCCGCGACCGACTGGCTCCCCGACCGCGAATCGTGGGACGTGTCCCAGTCCGTCCGCCTGGCCGACGACCTCGCCTCCCTCGGCGTCGACCTCATCGACGTGAGCGCGGGCGGCATCCACCCCGACCAGCAGATTCCGTCGACCGGCCCGGGCTATCAGGAACGCTACGCGCGCCGCGTCAAACAGGACTCGGACGAAGACGTCGCCGTCGGCGCCGTCGGCGGCATCACCACGGCCGAACAGGCCGACGCCCTCGTCCGCAACGAGCGAGCCGACCTCGCCATCGTCGGGCGCGAACACTTGCGCGACCCCTACTTCGCCCTCCACGCCGCACAGGAACTCGACCGCCTCGACGACGTCGAGGTGCCGGTCCAGTACCACCGCGCGTTCTAA
- a CDS encoding tripartite tricarboxylate transporter permease, translating into MAPEFLVTAPVGVTTLGYACFGIALGTCSGLTPGLHANNFALVLAAFVPALPGPTVALGAAMLAAGVVHTFLDIVPALALGVPDPATAAVTLPGHRLVLDGRGLEALRLSALGSGLAVVAALVVAVPLTQAVEVAYPTLRRHMPAVLVVVGLVLVFTESTWPRRVAAVCVLGVAAGLGWVVLDLSLSGPIAAGGVLAPLFAGLFGAPVLIEALDGEGIPPQADPTVTLDRRTLAGTAGAGAGAGALVGYLPGVSAAVGTVLVLPAVPGEADARGFLVASSGANTANTIFALFALLALGTPRTGVMVAMDRAGVPGATGVLVATACLASAVGFALVVSVGDAYLRTVGRLDHTRVSLVTGGLLVVLAYLFAGGMGLAVFALAAVVGLLPPVLGVRRVHLMAVLAPAIVAG; encoded by the coding sequence ATGGCCCCCGAGTTCCTCGTCACTGCTCCAGTCGGCGTGACGACGCTCGGCTACGCCTGCTTCGGCATCGCGCTCGGCACCTGTAGCGGACTGACGCCCGGCCTGCACGCAAACAACTTCGCGCTCGTCCTCGCCGCGTTCGTCCCCGCGTTGCCGGGGCCGACCGTCGCACTCGGCGCGGCGATGCTCGCGGCGGGCGTCGTCCACACGTTTCTCGACATCGTGCCGGCGCTCGCCCTCGGCGTCCCGGACCCGGCCACGGCGGCGGTCACGCTTCCGGGGCATCGGCTCGTCCTCGACGGGCGCGGGTTGGAGGCGCTGCGCCTCTCGGCGCTCGGAAGCGGCCTCGCCGTCGTCGCTGCGCTCGTCGTCGCCGTTCCGCTCACGCAGGCCGTCGAAGTCGCGTATCCGACGCTGCGCCGACACATGCCGGCCGTCCTCGTCGTCGTCGGCCTCGTCCTCGTGTTTACGGAGTCGACGTGGCCGCGGCGGGTCGCGGCCGTCTGCGTCCTCGGCGTCGCCGCCGGACTGGGGTGGGTCGTCCTCGACCTGTCGCTCTCGGGGCCAATCGCCGCGGGTGGCGTCCTCGCGCCGCTGTTCGCCGGCCTGTTCGGCGCGCCGGTGTTAATCGAGGCGCTTGACGGCGAGGGCATCCCGCCGCAGGCCGACCCGACGGTGACGCTCGACCGGCGAACACTCGCGGGCACGGCGGGGGCGGGCGCCGGCGCGGGTGCGCTGGTCGGCTACCTCCCCGGCGTCTCCGCGGCCGTCGGGACGGTGCTCGTCCTCCCGGCGGTGCCGGGCGAGGCCGACGCTCGCGGCTTCCTCGTCGCGTCGAGTGGGGCGAACACCGCCAACACGATTTTCGCGCTGTTCGCACTCCTCGCGCTCGGGACGCCGCGAACCGGGGTGATGGTCGCGATGGACCGCGCGGGCGTCCCCGGCGCGACGGGCGTCCTCGTTGCCACGGCGTGTCTCGCGTCGGCAGTCGGCTTCGCGCTCGTCGTCTCTGTCGGCGACGCGTATCTCCGCACTGTCGGCCGGTTGGACCACACTCGCGTCTCGCTCGTGACTGGGGGGTTACTCGTCGTCCTCGCGTACCTCTTCGCCGGTGGGATGGGGCTAGCGGTGTTCGCATTGGCGGCCGTCGTGGGCCTGCTTCCGCCGGTCTTGGGCGTGCGCCGGGTTCACCTCATGGCCGTCCTCGCACCGGCTATCGTCGCGGGGTGA
- a CDS encoding ABC transporter permease, with product MAFIAVQALAFVGAYAVGRPTWYAFFMIASTAVTAYVLHRDSFIVAAATLGSVLMVALGLPLFLFVARQQPAIVVEKAFNPDVHRMLYLGIYGPFLAALASLIFGIPLAYLFAEGFAGQQLVESLVDLPLVVPHSVAGIIILFGFGSGGAFPNVSVLGSMIGMILAMTFVSAPYAVNATREAFESIDDRLEYASRIHGASRWDTFRRVTAPLAVRGIVTGGVLAWARAVSEFGAVAVVAYSVSFFYPPAGGEVTAQHAPVFVYGTYLQGGLAESGAVAFILLAVSAVIFLLIRHLTSGSSTTGGVV from the coding sequence GTGGCGTTTATCGCGGTGCAAGCGCTCGCGTTCGTGGGGGCGTACGCCGTCGGCCGGCCAACGTGGTACGCGTTCTTCATGATTGCCAGTACGGCGGTTACGGCGTACGTACTCCACCGGGACTCCTTCATCGTCGCCGCGGCGACGCTGGGGAGCGTGTTGATGGTCGCGCTCGGACTCCCACTGTTCCTATTCGTCGCCAGACAACAGCCGGCTATCGTCGTCGAGAAGGCGTTCAACCCAGACGTGCATCGGATGCTCTATCTCGGCATCTACGGGCCGTTTCTCGCCGCGCTCGCCAGCCTGATTTTCGGCATCCCGCTCGCCTATCTGTTCGCTGAGGGCTTCGCTGGCCAGCAGTTGGTCGAGAGTCTGGTCGACCTGCCGCTGGTCGTGCCCCACAGCGTCGCGGGCATCATCATCCTCTTTGGCTTCGGTTCGGGTGGTGCGTTCCCGAACGTCTCCGTCCTCGGGAGCATGATAGGCATGATTCTGGCGATGACGTTCGTGAGCGCGCCCTACGCCGTCAACGCGACGCGAGAGGCCTTCGAATCCATCGATGACCGTCTCGAATATGCCTCGCGCATTCACGGGGCGAGTCGGTGGGACACGTTCCGCCGAGTGACGGCGCCTCTGGCGGTCCGCGGAATCGTCACTGGGGGTGTCCTCGCGTGGGCGCGGGCTGTCTCCGAGTTCGGCGCCGTCGCCGTCGTCGCCTACTCCGTCTCCTTCTTCTACCCGCCGGCCGGGGGTGAGGTGACCGCCCAGCACGCACCCGTGTTCGTCTATGGGACGTACCTGCAGGGAGGACTCGCTGAGAGTGGCGCCGTCGCGTTCATCCTGCTGGCCGTGTCGGCGGTCATCTTCCTCCTCATCCGACACCTCACGAGCGGCAGTTCGACCACCGGAGGTGTCGTATGA
- a CDS encoding TOBE domain-containing protein: MDFSTEFDARIGQGDVTLTARDVTLLRAIDDHGSINAAATALERSYSRAQQRIVELEDTFGDLVTRERGGSGGGGSRLTAEARDLLARYDRLRAEFSGVAETAETALDGRVVDREGELATVETDAGTVRALVPGDTDGEVRLTIRADAVTLQSPSQSPDSERTSARNRLAGVVQSIDAGESVALVTVDVGSVTLSALVTDTSVEKLDLQPGTEVVASLKATATRGIPVGGE; this comes from the coding sequence ATGGATTTCTCGACCGAGTTCGACGCCCGAATCGGTCAGGGTGACGTGACACTCACCGCGCGGGACGTGACGCTGTTGCGGGCCATCGACGACCACGGTTCTATCAACGCGGCGGCGACGGCGCTGGAGCGGTCCTACTCTCGAGCGCAACAGCGCATCGTGGAACTGGAAGACACCTTCGGCGACCTCGTGACGCGCGAACGCGGCGGGTCGGGCGGCGGCGGCAGTCGTCTGACGGCCGAGGCGCGTGACCTCCTCGCGCGTTACGACCGACTCCGTGCGGAGTTCAGCGGGGTCGCCGAGACGGCAGAGACCGCCCTCGACGGGCGGGTCGTCGACCGAGAGGGCGAACTCGCAACCGTCGAGACGGACGCGGGAACCGTTCGGGCACTCGTCCCCGGCGACACGGACGGCGAGGTTCGCCTCACCATCCGCGCCGACGCCGTGACGCTCCAGTCGCCGTCCCAGTCCCCCGACTCGGAGCGGACCAGCGCTCGCAATCGCCTGGCTGGGGTAGTCCAAAGTATCGACGCCGGCGAGTCCGTCGCTCTCGTCACAGTCGACGTCGGCAGCGTGACGCTCTCGGCGCTGGTGACCGACACCAGCGTGGAGAAACTGGACCTCCAGCCCGGAACCGAAGTCGTCGCCTCGCTCAAGGCGACGGCGACGCGGGGTATCCCCGTCGGCGGCGAGTAG
- a CDS encoding 50S ribosomal protein L1 — translation MADTIEEAVNHALDEAPPRNFRETVDLAVNLRDLDLNDPSNRVDESVVLPAGTGQETQIVVFATGETALRAEDVADEVLDPDELEELGDDDDAAKDLADETDFFVAEASMMQDIGRYLGTVLGPRGKMPTPLQPDDDVVETVSRMKNTVQLRSRDRRTFHTRVGAEDMDDEEIADNIDVIVRRLEAALEKGPLNIDAIYVKTTMGPSVEVPA, via the coding sequence ATGGCAGATACAATAGAGGAAGCAGTAAATCACGCCCTCGACGAGGCCCCGCCGCGGAACTTCCGCGAGACGGTCGACCTCGCCGTGAATCTGCGTGATCTCGATCTCAACGACCCGTCGAATCGTGTCGACGAGAGTGTCGTCCTGCCGGCCGGAACCGGTCAGGAGACACAGATCGTCGTCTTTGCTACTGGTGAGACCGCACTTCGTGCGGAAGACGTCGCGGACGAAGTCCTCGACCCTGACGAGCTCGAAGAGCTCGGGGACGACGACGACGCCGCGAAGGATCTCGCCGACGAAACAGACTTCTTCGTCGCGGAAGCGTCGATGATGCAGGACATCGGTCGCTATCTCGGGACCGTCCTCGGGCCGCGCGGTAAGATGCCGACGCCGCTGCAGCCCGACGACGACGTCGTCGAGACGGTGAGCCGAATGAAAAACACCGTCCAGCTCCGAAGCCGTGACCGACGCACGTTCCACACGCGCGTCGGCGCGGAGGACATGGACGACGAAGAAATCGCCGACAACATCGACGTGATCGTCCGTCGTCTCGAAGCCGCTCTCGAGAAGGGGCCGCTCAACATCGACGCGATCTACGTCAAGACGACCATGGGTCCGTCCGTGGAGGTGCCCGCATGA
- a CDS encoding lactate racemase domain-containing protein: MNDSLVVPEDTIRTTVGDIAIPRMGVVEQVWDTDPIPTEEIESRALDATYDLDFGDVPDGGEVAIGAGSRGIANLPAIVSGVVAGVREQGYDPFVFPAMGSHGGATAEGQREKLETLGVSEETIGCEIRATMDVETVGETPDRGVPVYADANAVAADSIVMVNRIKPHTDFSGEVESGLSKMLVIGMGKQRGAKMAHDWAVDWSLRNMLPEIASLLLDSLPVAGGVAIVEDEHDDTTLIEGVPASGFLKRERELLEMAHDRMPKLPFDDLDVLVVDRIGKDVSGQGMDTNVTGRRHFTINEPEPESPTVKRIYLRGLTKKSKGNAMGMGQADFAHREVKEVLDWSKSTINAITASTVRGVRLPPVVENDRAGLLGTLGTIGPVPGDEARLLRVTDTMRLERCYASPALIEDARDRDDLRVVVDPEDVEFDENGDFEAPSPDLGHE; encoded by the coding sequence ATGAACGATTCGCTCGTCGTCCCCGAGGACACCATCCGAACGACCGTCGGTGACATCGCCATCCCCCGAATGGGTGTCGTCGAACAGGTCTGGGACACCGACCCGATTCCGACCGAGGAGATAGAGTCGCGCGCCCTCGACGCCACCTACGACCTCGATTTCGGCGACGTACCCGATGGTGGCGAGGTAGCCATCGGCGCCGGAAGCCGCGGCATCGCCAACCTCCCAGCCATCGTCAGCGGCGTCGTCGCCGGCGTCCGCGAACAGGGCTACGACCCCTTCGTCTTCCCGGCGATGGGAAGTCACGGCGGCGCGACCGCCGAGGGCCAACGCGAGAAACTCGAGACGCTGGGGGTGAGCGAGGAGACGATTGGCTGTGAGATTCGCGCGACGATGGACGTCGAGACGGTGGGCGAGACGCCCGACCGGGGTGTGCCGGTGTACGCCGACGCGAACGCCGTCGCCGCCGACAGCATCGTGATGGTCAACCGAATCAAGCCCCACACCGACTTCAGCGGTGAGGTGGAGAGCGGCCTCTCGAAGATGCTCGTCATCGGCATGGGGAAACAGCGCGGCGCGAAGATGGCCCACGACTGGGCGGTCGACTGGAGCCTCCGCAACATGCTCCCCGAAATCGCGAGCCTCTTGCTCGACTCTCTCCCCGTCGCCGGCGGCGTCGCCATCGTCGAAGACGAACACGACGACACGACGCTCATCGAGGGCGTGCCCGCGTCGGGCTTCCTGAAACGGGAGCGCGAACTCCTCGAGATGGCCCACGACCGCATGCCGAAACTCCCTTTCGATGACCTCGACGTCCTCGTCGTCGACCGCATCGGCAAGGACGTGAGCGGGCAGGGGATGGACACGAACGTCACCGGGCGCCGCCACTTCACCATCAACGAACCCGAACCCGAGTCACCGACGGTCAAACGCATCTATCTCCGAGGGCTGACCAAGAAGTCCAAGGGGAACGCGATGGGGATGGGCCAAGCGGACTTCGCCCACCGCGAGGTGAAAGAGGTGCTCGACTGGTCGAAATCGACCATCAACGCCATCACCGCCAGCACCGTCCGCGGCGTGCGACTCCCGCCGGTCGTCGAGAACGACCGCGCCGGCCTCCTCGGGACGCTCGGCACCATCGGCCCCGTTCCCGGCGACGAGGCGCGCCTCCTGCGCGTCACCGACACGATGCGCCTGGAGCGGTGTTACGCCTCGCCAGCGCTGATCGAAGACGCACGGGACCGCGACGACCTGCGCGTGGTCGTCGACCCCGAAGACGTCGAATTCGACGAAAACGGCGACTTCGAGGCGCCGTCACCGGACCTCGGTCACGAATAG
- the rpl12p gene encoding 50S ribosomal protein P1, producing MEYVYAALILNETGEEINEDNVTAVLESAGVDVEQSRVKALVAALEDVDIEEAIDTAAAAPAAGGAAAGGSSSSDDDDDEGGDEADEGGDEADEGGDEEEEDEEASGEGLGELFG from the coding sequence ATGGAATACGTTTACGCAGCACTCATCCTGAACGAGACTGGCGAAGAGATCAACGAAGACAACGTAACCGCGGTCCTCGAATCCGCCGGTGTCGACGTGGAGCAGTCCCGCGTCAAGGCGCTGGTCGCCGCCCTCGAGGACGTCGACATCGAGGAGGCCATCGACACGGCCGCCGCCGCGCCCGCCGCAGGTGGCGCCGCTGCCGGTGGCTCCTCCAGCAGCGACGATGACGACGACGAAGGTGGCGACGAGGCCGACGAAGGTGGCGACGAGGCCGACGAAGGTGGCGACGAAGAGGAAGAGGACGAAGAGGCCAGCGGCGAGGGCCTCGGCGAACTCTTCGGCTAA
- a CDS encoding extracellular solute-binding protein, which translates to MKQREQKEHWKQVVNGRSRRNVLKGLGAAGIAGLAGCSGGGSGGEGGSGGDGGSDSDGGSDSDGGSGGSSGVSGSMTIFHAGSLAAAFSEAEPTFEEEYGVDVNREPKGSVASTQKITQQGRSADVLGTSDFRLIRDRIVPDYGDWYSIFVTNSMSIQYREDSPGADEISKDNWWEILSRDDVTVGHADPAVDPGGYRAVMTQQLGKEEFQGEALYDDSTYQKIRENSTVPTGTETKLKGQLESGALDYAFYYQSISSTADMPFIDLQPQVDLSKATSEYAEHYAKAEVETSSGTFTGAPIAYGMTVPNVAENPEAGAAWIEYFASDAGRTILEDMGLVPVEPIVVPQSGQDAVPQRVMDVASAQSSLGPLEL; encoded by the coding sequence ATGAAACAACGAGAACAGAAGGAACACTGGAAGCAGGTGGTCAACGGTCGCTCGCGTCGTAACGTTCTGAAGGGCCTCGGTGCGGCAGGTATCGCTGGTCTGGCCGGCTGTTCTGGTGGCGGCTCGGGCGGCGAAGGTGGTTCAGGCGGTGACGGTGGCTCGGATAGTGATGGTGGCTCGGATAGTGACGGTGGCTCGGGCGGGTCCTCGGGCGTCAGCGGCTCGATGACTATCTTCCACGCCGGCAGTCTCGCGGCGGCGTTTAGTGAGGCCGAACCGACCTTCGAGGAGGAGTACGGCGTCGACGTGAACCGCGAGCCGAAGGGTTCGGTCGCATCGACCCAGAAAATCACCCAGCAGGGACGCTCGGCGGACGTGCTCGGAACCTCCGACTTCCGGCTCATCCGTGACCGAATCGTCCCCGACTACGGCGACTGGTACTCCATCTTCGTGACGAACTCGATGTCGATTCAGTACCGCGAGGACTCGCCGGGTGCGGACGAGATTTCGAAGGACAACTGGTGGGAGATTCTCTCGCGTGACGACGTCACCGTCGGCCACGCCGACCCGGCGGTCGACCCCGGTGGCTACCGCGCGGTGATGACTCAACAACTCGGGAAAGAGGAGTTCCAGGGAGAGGCACTCTACGACGACTCGACCTATCAGAAGATTCGAGAGAACTCGACGGTGCCGACGGGAACCGAAACCAAGCTCAAGGGGCAGCTCGAGTCCGGCGCGCTCGACTACGCGTTCTACTACCAGTCTATCTCCAGTACGGCGGACATGCCCTTCATCGACCTCCAGCCGCAGGTCGACCTCTCGAAGGCGACCAGCGAGTACGCCGAACACTACGCAAAAGCAGAGGTCGAAACCAGCAGCGGGACGTTCACCGGCGCTCCCATCGCCTACGGGATGACGGTGCCGAACGTCGCGGAAAACCCCGAAGCGGGTGCGGCGTGGATCGAATACTTCGCAAGCGACGCTGGCCGGACGATTCTCGAGGACATGGGTCTGGTGCCAGTTGAGCCTATCGTCGTCCCCCAGAGCGGGCAGGACGCCGTGCCACAGCGAGTCATGGACGTCGCCTCCGCTCAGAGCAGTCTCGGCCCGCTCGAGCTGTAA
- a CDS encoding 50S ribosomal protein L10, translating into MSESEAVRKTETIPQWKQEEVDELVDFIDSYSSVGVVGVAGIPSRQLQNMRRDLHGSAEVRMSRNTLVRRALEEVGEGHEQLAENINGQVALIGTDDNPFGLFQQLEASKTPAPINAGEIAPNDIVIPEGDTGVDPGPFVGELQQVGAEARIMDGSIQVTADSTVLEAGEEVSDELANVLGELGIEPKEVGLDLRSVYSEGVLFEPEELAIDVDEYRADIESAAAAARNLSINAEYPTTQTVGALLAKAAGQAKSVGLFAAIEDPELMPDLVSKADGQVRALAAQIDDEEALPEELRGVEAPAATEEADTEESSDEAETDDTEDEADADADTDDDDDDGGDAGEGLGAMFD; encoded by the coding sequence ATGAGCGAGAGCGAAGCGGTGCGCAAGACCGAGACGATTCCCCAGTGGAAACAGGAGGAGGTCGACGAACTTGTCGACTTCATCGACTCCTACAGCAGCGTCGGCGTCGTCGGCGTCGCTGGCATTCCGAGTCGCCAGCTCCAGAACATGCGCCGTGACCTCCACGGCAGCGCCGAAGTCCGGATGAGCCGTAACACGCTCGTCCGCCGAGCGCTCGAAGAGGTCGGCGAGGGCCACGAGCAGCTCGCTGAGAACATCAACGGGCAGGTGGCGCTGATCGGAACCGACGACAACCCGTTCGGACTCTTCCAGCAGCTGGAAGCCTCGAAGACGCCCGCACCCATCAACGCGGGCGAAATCGCCCCCAACGACATCGTGATTCCCGAGGGCGACACCGGCGTCGACCCCGGTCCGTTCGTGGGCGAGCTCCAGCAGGTGGGCGCGGAAGCGCGCATCATGGACGGGTCGATTCAGGTGACCGCCGACTCGACGGTGCTCGAAGCCGGCGAGGAGGTCAGCGACGAACTCGCGAACGTCCTCGGCGAACTCGGTATCGAGCCGAAGGAAGTCGGGCTCGACCTGCGCTCGGTCTACTCCGAGGGCGTCCTGTTCGAACCCGAGGAACTCGCCATCGACGTGGACGAGTACCGCGCCGACATCGAGTCCGCGGCCGCCGCGGCCCGGAACCTCTCGATCAACGCGGAGTACCCGACCACCCAGACGGTGGGCGCCCTCCTGGCCAAGGCGGCCGGGCAGGCCAAGTCGGTCGGTCTCTTCGCCGCTATCGAGGACCCCGAGCTGATGCCGGACCTCGTGTCGAAGGCTGACGGACAGGTCCGCGCACTCGCGGCACAGATCGACGACGAGGAAGCGCTTCCTGAGGAACTGCGCGGCGTCGAAGCGCCCGCAGCGACCGAGGAAGCGGACACTGAGGAATCGAGCGACGAAGCAGAGACGGACGACACCGAGGACGAAGCGGACGCCGACGCCGACACCGACGACGACGATGACGACGGTGGCGACGCTGGCGAAGGCCTCGGTGCAATGTTCGACTAA
- a CDS encoding 50S ribosomal protein L11 — protein sequence MAGTIEVLVPGGEATPGPPLGPELGPTPVDVQAVVQQINDETAAFDGMEVPITVEYDDDGSFTIEVGVPPTAELIKDEAGFSTGSGEPQETFVADLSVEQVQKIAEQKQSDLLAYDLKNAAKEVVGTCVSLGVTIEGNDPRQFKERIDDGEYDDRFADEAAA from the coding sequence ATGGCTGGAACTATCGAAGTGCTCGTTCCCGGCGGCGAGGCCACGCCCGGCCCGCCGCTCGGACCGGAGCTGGGCCCGACGCCCGTGGACGTGCAGGCCGTCGTACAGCAGATCAACGACGAAACCGCGGCTTTCGACGGCATGGAAGTTCCCATCACCGTCGAATACGACGATGACGGCTCGTTCACCATCGAAGTCGGCGTCCCGCCGACGGCGGAACTCATCAAGGACGAAGCCGGCTTCTCCACGGGCAGCGGCGAACCCCAAGAGACCTTCGTCGCCGACCTCTCGGTCGAACAGGTCCAGAAGATAGCCGAGCAAAAGCAGTCCGACCTGCTCGCCTACGACCTGAAAAACGCCGCGAAGGAAGTCGTCGGCACCTGCGTCTCGCTCGGTGTCACCATCGAGGGCAACGACCCCCGACAGTTCAAAGAGCGCATCGACGACGGCGAGTACGACGACCGGTTCGCGGACGAAGCGGCCGCGTAA
- a CDS encoding ABC transporter ATP-binding protein: MSFHADVSATFDADGAEPFHVDAAFEVERGESLVILGPSGSGKTLLLETVAGFHSHDGLVTLDGQRVSGTPPEKRDFGFVFQDYALFPHMTVRENVAFGRKYHDDIRDPDTLLDELGVGGLTNRYPPTLSGGEQQRVALARALAVRPEVMLLDEPLAALDVPTRQALRDDLADVLSDVTAVYVTHNRTTARALADRIAVMNDGQVVQVGTPEDVFERPDSPLVARFTGSNVVDLDDAPSIREAVDSGGGVVAIRPESITLGDDGDVRGTVERIVREDATNRVTVAVDETTVEVFTDRPLAVGDGVWLTVPDDVHVCRTHAATSA; encoded by the coding sequence ATGAGCTTTCACGCGGACGTGTCGGCGACGTTCGACGCCGACGGAGCGGAGCCGTTCCACGTCGACGCCGCGTTCGAAGTCGAGCGCGGCGAGAGTCTGGTCATCCTCGGTCCCAGTGGGAGCGGGAAAACGCTCTTGCTGGAGACAGTCGCCGGGTTCCACTCCCACGACGGCCTCGTGACCCTCGACGGCCAGCGCGTGAGTGGCACACCGCCCGAGAAGCGTGACTTCGGCTTCGTCTTCCAGGATTACGCGCTCTTCCCGCACATGACCGTGCGCGAGAACGTCGCCTTCGGTCGGAAGTACCACGACGACATCCGTGACCCCGACACGTTGCTTGACGAACTCGGCGTCGGAGGGCTGACGAACCGCTACCCGCCCACGCTCTCGGGTGGCGAACAACAACGAGTGGCGCTGGCGCGGGCGCTGGCAGTCCGGCCAGAGGTCATGCTGCTGGACGAACCGCTCGCGGCCCTCGACGTACCGACGCGGCAGGCGCTCCGCGACGACTTGGCGGACGTGCTCTCCGACGTGACTGCCGTCTACGTCACGCACAACCGGACGACTGCCCGCGCGCTCGCCGACCGTATCGCCGTGATGAACGATGGGCAAGTCGTGCAGGTCGGCACGCCCGAAGACGTCTTCGAGCGCCCCGACTCGCCGTTAGTCGCTCGCTTCACCGGGTCGAACGTCGTCGACCTCGACGACGCTCCGTCGATCCGCGAGGCAGTCGATTCGGGCGGCGGTGTCGTCGCTATCCGACCGGAATCGATTACGCTCGGCGACGACGGCGACGTTCGAGGTACTGTCGAGCGTATCGTCCGCGAGGACGCCACCAACCGCGTGACCGTCGCCGTCGACGAGACGACTGTCGAAGTGTTCACGGACCGGCCACTCGCCGTGGGTGACGGGGTGTGGCTGACCGTCCCCGACGACGTTCACGTCTGCCGGACGCACGCGGCGACGTCGGCCTGA